Proteins encoded by one window of Dryocola sp. LX212:
- a CDS encoding ABC transporter ATP-binding protein, giving the protein MAQLVLDKIQKRYGSAAEVIKPLDLEINSGEFVVVVGPSGCGKSTLLRMVAGFEEISGGEMRIDGVCVNDDSPSERGIGMVFQSYALYPHMTVYQNMAFALEMAKVPVKEIDEKVRESARILQLEKLLDRRPKDLSGGQRQRVAIGRAIVREPSLFLFDEPLSNLDASLRVQMRMEIAALHKRINATILYVTHDQVEAMTLADRIVVLNQGQIEQVGTPLELYDRPANIFVAQFIGSPKMNLIPGVLTLGNAQRTDVLLENRQQITLPINGAGVTEGQAVRLGIRPEHIQLTELAQADIEGEILFVEQMGNETLLYVNSGYGDEPLVMRQTTRLAVQPDRRIGLRLPPESCYLFNSDGRAFVRI; this is encoded by the coding sequence ATGGCGCAACTTGTACTCGATAAAATCCAGAAACGATATGGCAGCGCAGCCGAGGTGATTAAGCCCCTCGATCTTGAGATTAACAGCGGCGAATTTGTGGTGGTGGTTGGCCCGTCCGGCTGCGGCAAATCTACCCTGCTGCGGATGGTGGCGGGGTTTGAGGAGATAAGCGGCGGCGAAATGCGTATCGACGGGGTTTGCGTGAACGACGACTCTCCGTCGGAGCGCGGCATCGGCATGGTATTCCAGTCCTACGCGCTTTATCCGCACATGACGGTTTATCAGAATATGGCCTTCGCGCTGGAGATGGCGAAAGTGCCGGTGAAGGAGATCGACGAGAAGGTGCGGGAGAGCGCAAGGATTTTGCAGCTGGAGAAACTGCTGGATCGCCGCCCGAAAGATCTCTCCGGCGGCCAGCGGCAGCGGGTGGCGATTGGCCGGGCAATTGTGCGCGAGCCGAGCCTGTTTCTGTTTGATGAACCTCTGTCTAACCTCGACGCTTCTCTGCGCGTGCAGATGCGCATGGAGATCGCCGCTCTGCACAAACGCATCAACGCGACTATCCTGTATGTGACTCACGATCAGGTGGAAGCGATGACGCTGGCCGACCGGATTGTGGTACTCAATCAGGGCCAGATAGAGCAGGTGGGCACGCCTCTGGAGCTGTACGACCGCCCGGCAAACATCTTTGTGGCGCAGTTTATCGGCTCACCAAAAATGAACCTTATCCCCGGTGTGCTAACCCTGGGTAACGCCCAGCGCACCGACGTGCTGCTGGAAAATCGCCAGCAAATCACGCTGCCGATAAACGGCGCTGGCGTGACGGAGGGGCAGGCAGTCAGGCTTGGGATTCGTCCGGAACATATCCAGCTAACGGAGCTGGCGCAGGCGGATATCGAAGGGGAAATTCTGTTCGTCGAGCAGATGGGCAACGAAACGTTGCTCTACGTTAACAGCGGTTACGGTGACGAACCTCTGGTGATGCGCCAGACCACCAGGCTTGCCGTCCAGCCCGACCGGCGTATCGGCCTGCGGCTGCCCCCGGAGAGCTGCTATCTTTTTAACAGCGACGGGCGCGCGTTTGTGAGGATCTGA
- a CDS encoding alpha-glucosidase, with protein sequence MDSNGDGIGDLAGIISKLDYLQQLGINLIWLSPVYRSPMDDNGYDISDYEDIAAEFGTMVEMESLIREAKRRDIHLLMDLVVNHTSDEHPWFLEALKSPDNPYRDFYIWRKPAADGGPPNDFHSYFGGSGWTLDEASGEYYLHQFSKRQPDLNWDNPRVQEEVHAMMNRWLAKGIGGFRMDVIDLIGKEVDRQIMANGKNLHALIRQMNRATFGKGDYVTVGEAWSASPQDALLYSAEDREELSMVFQFDHIKSFWDDEAGKWRSRPFELGRFKAVIDKWQTALADKGWNSLFWSNHDLPRAVSKFGDEGEYREASAKMLGTALHCLKGTPYIYQGEEIGMTNVRFATIEEYRDIESLNLYQERLAGGMSHEEMMLGIHANGRDNARTPMQWDSGPNAGFSTGTPWIVVNPNYREINVAAALSEPDSILWHYQKLVALRKQYPVLVYGDFQQLLSEHPQVFAWLRMLGDERLLVINNFSADRLTLEIPEAMQAWHGECLISNYAPRDQLAVSIELQPYESFALLLGR encoded by the coding sequence ATGGACAGCAACGGAGACGGCATAGGGGATCTGGCCGGCATTATCAGCAAGCTCGACTACCTGCAGCAGCTTGGCATCAACCTGATCTGGCTTTCGCCGGTCTACCGCTCGCCGATGGACGACAACGGCTACGACATCTCTGACTATGAAGATATTGCCGCAGAATTCGGCACCATGGTGGAGATGGAAAGCCTGATCCGGGAGGCGAAACGGCGCGATATTCATCTCCTGATGGATCTTGTCGTCAACCACACTTCTGATGAACACCCCTGGTTCCTCGAGGCGCTTAAATCCCCGGATAATCCTTATCGAGACTTTTACATCTGGCGCAAACCGGCGGCGGACGGCGGGCCACCAAACGATTTCCACTCTTACTTTGGTGGCAGCGGCTGGACGCTGGACGAAGCCAGCGGCGAATATTACCTGCACCAGTTTTCTAAGCGGCAGCCGGATCTTAACTGGGACAACCCGCGCGTGCAGGAAGAGGTTCACGCGATGATGAACCGCTGGCTGGCTAAGGGCATCGGCGGGTTCCGCATGGACGTTATCGATCTCATCGGCAAAGAGGTCGACAGGCAGATCATGGCGAACGGCAAAAACCTGCACGCGCTGATCCGCCAGATGAACCGTGCCACCTTCGGGAAAGGCGATTACGTCACGGTTGGTGAAGCGTGGAGCGCCTCGCCGCAGGACGCCCTGCTGTACAGCGCTGAAGACCGTGAAGAACTGTCGATGGTTTTCCAGTTCGACCACATCAAATCCTTCTGGGACGACGAGGCCGGAAAGTGGCGCAGCAGGCCGTTTGAGCTGGGCCGTTTCAAAGCCGTTATCGATAAGTGGCAAACGGCCCTTGCTGATAAAGGCTGGAACTCGCTGTTCTGGAGCAATCACGATCTCCCCCGGGCGGTGTCGAAATTTGGCGACGAAGGAGAATACCGTGAAGCTTCCGCCAAAATGCTCGGCACCGCGCTGCACTGCCTGAAGGGCACGCCCTATATCTACCAGGGCGAAGAGATCGGCATGACCAACGTGCGCTTCGCCACCATCGAAGAATATCGCGACATAGAAAGCCTGAATCTTTACCAGGAGCGGCTTGCGGGGGGAATGAGCCATGAGGAAATGATGCTCGGCATTCACGCTAACGGGCGCGACAATGCGCGCACTCCGATGCAGTGGGACAGCGGCCCGAACGCGGGGTTTAGTACCGGTACACCGTGGATTGTCGTCAACCCTAACTACCGTGAGATTAACGTAGCCGCAGCGCTTAGCGAGCCGGACTCCATTCTCTGGCATTACCAGAAGCTGGTGGCGCTGAGGAAACAGTATCCGGTGCTGGTCTACGGCGATTTCCAGCAGCTGCTGTCAGAGCATCCTCAGGTGTTTGCGTGGCTGCGAATGCTGGGCGACGAACGCCTGCTGGTCATCAAT